One genomic segment of Amycolatopsis sp. WQ 127309 includes these proteins:
- a CDS encoding (deoxy)nucleoside triphosphate pyrophosphohydrolase, which translates to MNGVIVGAALVRDGKLLAQQRAWPPGHAGQWELPGGRVEDGESDAFALARECSEELDVVIEVGERVGQEIPLPGDKVLRIYAASLVSPGDEPRAVEHLAVQWLGPDDLDDVDWLPADRILLPAFRRLLT; encoded by the coding sequence GTGAACGGTGTGATCGTGGGTGCCGCCCTGGTGCGTGACGGGAAGTTGCTGGCCCAGCAGCGGGCCTGGCCGCCCGGGCACGCGGGGCAGTGGGAGCTGCCCGGCGGGCGCGTCGAAGACGGTGAGTCCGACGCCTTCGCCCTGGCTCGCGAGTGCAGCGAGGAGCTGGACGTCGTGATCGAGGTCGGGGAGCGGGTCGGGCAGGAGATCCCGCTGCCCGGGGACAAGGTCCTGCGGATCTACGCGGCTTCGCTGGTCTCGCCGGGGGACGAGCCGCGTGCAGTCGAACACCTGGCCGTGCAGTGGCTGGGCCCGGACGACCTCGACGACGTCGACTGGCTGCCCGCCGACCGCATCCTCCTGCCGGCCTTCCGCCGGCTGCTGACCTAA
- a CDS encoding cell wall metabolism sensor histidine kinase WalK: MTWWRGRSLQARITVLAATITLGCLLGLAALAAARLSPLLIESVDRELTGALAPASAEVSAGRALPTTAPVTVRVLDISGTPVDGGAPSGLSGADVGLLKAGQPVQQDGARYLGAVVSTPDGTQRLVVAGAGLVGFSAAVHYGGVWLVVVASVGALVAGLATWLVVRLALRPVARMRGTVRALPPGARLPLPDSHDELRALAEEFNALLERQEQASERLRRFTGDAAHELRSPVASIRVQAEVAVTNPDPELSQETLGDILTEAERLSSLLDGLLSLARSDAGEVPPAEPVELVSEVRAAVGRLPAGAPETRVSNAVAQAWAWAAHGEIELVLDNLLRNARRYARGEIVVSVLASRSSVRVVVDDDGPGIAPEHREKVFDRFYRVSDDRARITGGTGLGLAMVAETVRRRGGRVQVGESPDGGARFQVTWRSAPVS, translated from the coding sequence ATGACCTGGTGGCGCGGGCGGTCCCTGCAGGCCCGGATCACCGTGCTGGCCGCGACGATCACCCTGGGCTGCCTGCTCGGGCTCGCCGCGCTGGCCGCGGCGCGACTTTCGCCGTTGCTCATCGAGTCGGTCGACCGCGAGCTGACCGGCGCGCTCGCCCCGGCCAGCGCCGAGGTGAGCGCCGGGCGCGCGCTGCCGACCACCGCCCCGGTGACGGTCCGGGTGCTCGACATCTCGGGCACGCCGGTCGACGGTGGCGCGCCGAGCGGGCTCAGCGGCGCCGACGTCGGGCTGCTCAAGGCCGGCCAGCCGGTGCAGCAGGACGGCGCCCGCTACCTCGGCGCCGTCGTCAGCACGCCGGACGGGACACAACGGCTGGTCGTCGCGGGCGCGGGCCTGGTCGGGTTCTCCGCCGCGGTGCACTACGGCGGGGTGTGGCTGGTGGTCGTCGCGTCGGTCGGCGCGCTGGTCGCGGGCCTGGCGACGTGGCTGGTGGTGCGCCTGGCGCTGCGTCCGGTGGCGCGGATGCGCGGCACGGTGCGGGCGCTGCCGCCGGGCGCGCGGCTGCCGTTGCCGGACTCGCACGACGAGCTGCGCGCGCTGGCGGAGGAGTTCAACGCGCTGCTGGAGCGCCAGGAGCAGGCGAGCGAACGGCTGCGGCGTTTCACCGGCGACGCGGCCCACGAGCTGCGGTCGCCGGTCGCGTCGATCCGGGTCCAGGCCGAGGTCGCCGTCACCAACCCCGATCCGGAGCTGTCGCAGGAGACGCTGGGCGACATCTTGACGGAGGCCGAACGGCTCTCGTCGTTGCTTGACGGGCTCTTGTCCCTGGCCCGCTCGGACGCGGGGGAGGTGCCGCCCGCGGAGCCGGTCGAGCTGGTCAGCGAGGTCCGCGCGGCGGTCGGCCGGCTCCCGGCGGGCGCGCCGGAGACGCGGGTGAGCAACGCGGTCGCGCAGGCCTGGGCGTGGGCGGCGCACGGCGAGATCGAGCTGGTGCTGGACAACCTGCTGCGCAACGCGCGCCGCTACGCGCGCGGGGAGATCGTGGTGTCGGTGCTGGCGTCACGCTCGTCGGTGCGGGTCGTGGTCGACGACGACGGCCCGGGCATCGCGCCGGAGCACCGCGAGAAGGTCTTCGACCGGTTTTACCGGGTGTCGGACGACCGGGCCCGCATCACCGGGGGTACGGGGCTGGGGCTGGCGATGGTCGCGGAGACGGTTCGCCGTCGTGGTGGGCGGGTGCAGGTCGGGGAGTCGCCGGACGGGGGCGCACGGTTCCAGGTCACCTGGCGTTCGGCGCCGGTCTCCTGA
- a CDS encoding response regulator transcription factor: MMRLVKPRVLVVDDELGVRKALQRGLRAEGMDVVTAADGPSGLQLASTGSFDVVLLDIMLPGLSGYRVLERLRKDGVTTPVLLVSAKDGEVDQADGLDLGADGYLVKPFSFVVLVAQVRATLRRAGPDASRGTLRLGALEVDRGLRQVHWNGAEVGLSPREFALLEVLVGRAGTVVTKDELLRAVWGEEQAVTRNLVEVYVGYVRRKLDAVGAGALLRTVRGHGYLASDAQIDEVITP; the protein is encoded by the coding sequence ATGATGAGACTCGTGAAACCTCGGGTGCTGGTGGTCGACGACGAGCTGGGCGTGCGGAAAGCACTGCAACGCGGGCTGCGCGCGGAGGGGATGGACGTGGTCACCGCCGCGGACGGCCCCAGCGGGCTGCAGCTGGCGAGCACCGGCTCGTTCGACGTCGTGCTGCTCGACATCATGCTGCCCGGCTTGTCCGGTTACCGCGTGCTGGAGCGGCTGCGCAAGGACGGCGTCACGACGCCAGTGCTGCTCGTGTCGGCCAAGGACGGCGAGGTCGACCAGGCCGACGGCTTGGACCTGGGCGCCGACGGCTACCTCGTCAAGCCGTTCTCCTTCGTGGTGCTGGTGGCGCAGGTCCGCGCGACGCTGCGCCGCGCCGGGCCGGACGCCAGCCGCGGCACGCTGCGGCTCGGCGCGCTGGAGGTCGACCGCGGACTGCGTCAGGTGCACTGGAACGGCGCGGAGGTCGGGCTGAGCCCCCGCGAGTTCGCGCTGCTCGAGGTGCTCGTCGGGCGCGCGGGCACGGTCGTCACCAAGGACGAGCTGCTGCGCGCGGTCTGGGGCGAGGAGCAGGCCGTGACGCGCAACCTCGTCGAGGTGTACGTCGGGTACGTGCGGCGCAAGCTCGACGCCGTCGGCGCCGGCGCGCTGCTGCGGACCGTGCGCGGGCACGGCTACCTGGCCTCCGACGCGCAGATCGACGAGGTCATCACCCCGTGA
- a CDS encoding DUF2092 domain-containing protein: protein MKTKTKGITAAVVGTALGVGGLAVIAMPASADDKPALPQVSAEDLVQSVMQAKPGAFDGTLKVSNDLGLPAVGSAIPGASALNIDSAHIFTDGAGKSRLAVTQGTGQETVVHDGTTVWDYSSKTNTATKVTIPADVAKQKGAGSEKTADPVATATELLAKVRESSTVSVDGTATVADRPAYELVLTPKPSERTLLREIRVAVDSQTRMPLRVSVLSNGTTSPALEVAFSQIEFTQQPADLFTFTPPKGAKVQEKTPTVDQKDKDLAEQAKQATKVVGDGWDTVITGTIPADALNAAPKQQGDRQGRNADPQALLDRFTKKVSGTWGSGHLITTKVGSAILTDDGRFAAGAVPEQVLYEALGQK from the coding sequence ATGAAGACGAAGACGAAGGGCATCACCGCGGCGGTCGTGGGCACCGCTCTCGGCGTCGGCGGGCTCGCGGTCATCGCGATGCCGGCCAGCGCCGATGACAAGCCGGCACTGCCGCAGGTGAGCGCCGAAGACCTGGTGCAGTCGGTCATGCAGGCGAAGCCGGGCGCGTTCGACGGCACGCTGAAGGTCAGCAACGACCTCGGCCTGCCGGCGGTGGGGAGCGCGATCCCGGGGGCGTCCGCGCTGAACATCGACTCGGCGCACATCTTCACCGACGGCGCGGGCAAGAGCCGGCTCGCCGTCACCCAGGGCACCGGCCAGGAGACCGTGGTCCACGACGGGACGACCGTCTGGGACTACAGCTCCAAGACCAACACCGCGACCAAGGTGACCATCCCGGCGGACGTGGCCAAGCAGAAGGGCGCGGGCAGCGAGAAGACGGCCGACCCGGTCGCGACCGCCACCGAGCTGCTGGCGAAGGTCCGCGAGAGCAGCACGGTGTCGGTCGACGGCACCGCGACCGTCGCCGACCGCCCGGCCTACGAGCTGGTCCTGACGCCGAAGCCGAGCGAGCGCACGCTGCTGCGTGAGATCCGCGTGGCCGTCGACTCGCAGACGCGGATGCCGCTGCGGGTTTCGGTGCTGAGCAACGGGACGACGTCGCCGGCGCTCGAGGTCGCGTTCAGCCAGATCGAGTTCACCCAGCAGCCGGCCGACCTCTTCACCTTCACCCCGCCGAAGGGCGCCAAGGTGCAGGAGAAGACGCCGACGGTGGACCAGAAGGACAAGGACCTCGCCGAGCAGGCGAAGCAGGCCACCAAGGTCGTCGGCGACGGCTGGGACACCGTCATCACCGGCACGATCCCGGCCGACGCGCTGAACGCGGCACCGAAGCAGCAGGGTGACCGCCAGGGCCGCAACGCCGACCCGCAGGCCCTGCTCGACCGGTTCACCAAGAAGGTCAGCGGCACCTGGGGCAGCGGCCACCTCATCACCACGAAGGTGGGCAGCGCGATCCTGACCGACGACGGCCGGTTCGCCGCCGGTGCGGTGCCGGAGCAGGTCCTGTACGAAGCGCTGGGTCAGAAGTGA
- a CDS encoding ABC transporter ATP-binding protein: MTSTTVESGADVSSETSAPAVPLAARTRGLRKVYRGTVAVDHVDLDIPEGAVVGMLGPNGSGKTTTIRMLLGLVRPTEGEVELLGRKMPDAAAHALPDVGALVEGPGFHPFLSGRDNLLRFAAAEPRLASSGIPFAVDSAIERVGLSVAARRRYKGYSLGMKQRLGLASALLVPRKMVVLDEPTNGLDPAGTREIRRIVAELHAEGVTVLVSSHLLAEVEATCTHVAVLQAGNVVAQGELAELLESGNAALLVRTPDAEQAVEVLRENRIGARLTPDGIRADLTATEAPRVLQVLVGAGVAVHEATRARTGLEDLFARLTEGAE, translated from the coding sequence GTGACCAGTACGACTGTCGAGTCCGGGGCGGACGTTTCTTCGGAGACGTCCGCCCCGGCGGTTCCCCTGGCCGCGCGCACCAGGGGACTGCGCAAGGTCTACCGCGGCACGGTCGCGGTGGACCACGTCGACCTCGACATCCCCGAAGGCGCGGTCGTCGGGATGCTCGGGCCGAACGGCTCGGGCAAGACGACCACCATCCGGATGCTGCTGGGCCTGGTGCGCCCGACCGAGGGCGAGGTCGAGCTGCTCGGCCGCAAGATGCCCGACGCCGCCGCGCACGCGTTGCCGGACGTCGGCGCGCTGGTCGAGGGGCCGGGCTTCCACCCGTTCCTCTCCGGCCGCGACAACCTGCTGCGCTTCGCCGCGGCCGAACCGCGGCTGGCGTCGTCCGGGATCCCGTTCGCGGTCGACTCCGCGATCGAACGCGTCGGGCTGAGCGTCGCCGCGCGCCGGCGGTACAAGGGTTACTCGCTCGGCATGAAGCAACGGCTCGGGCTCGCTTCGGCGTTGCTCGTGCCGCGGAAGATGGTCGTGCTCGACGAGCCGACCAACGGCCTCGACCCTGCTGGTACCAGGGAGATCCGCAGGATCGTGGCCGAGCTGCACGCCGAGGGCGTCACCGTGCTGGTGTCGTCGCACCTGCTGGCCGAGGTGGAGGCGACCTGCACGCACGTCGCCGTGCTGCAGGCCGGGAACGTCGTCGCGCAGGGCGAGCTGGCGGAGCTGCTGGAGTCCGGGAACGCGGCCCTGCTGGTCCGCACGCCGGACGCCGAGCAGGCCGTGGAAGTGCTGCGGGAGAACCGGATCGGCGCGCGGCTGACGCCGGACGGGATCCGCGCCGACCTCACGGCCACCGAGGCGCCGCGGGTGCTGCAGGTCCTGGTGGGCGCGGGGGTCGCGGTCCACGAGGCGACGCGGGCGCGCACCGGCCTGGAAGACCTGTTCGCGCGACTGACGGAGGGGGCGGAATGA
- a CDS encoding ABC transporter permease, which translates to MTAVLEAPAVRTGHDSVPLPRLLAAELRWIFRRPRTLAVLGLLALIPVVIGIGLTLVSEDAQSGGGPDDGGGALLASAVNNAFVLPIAAIVMTLTLLLPLASAMAGADAIAGETSHGTLRGWLIAPVGRGRLLAVKAFGVATVSVVSVLAMCFTGVVTGLIINGTDSLFTLSGTTLSVGGALARILLVAGWVVLQLWAVGAVALAISSWTEHPMLVVASVLAADIVFTILGFLTSLDWLHPFLLTQNWSLAPAEVLQDPMGTQMLGEGALRAGCYIVIGLSLAYARLSTRDG; encoded by the coding sequence ATGACCGCGGTTCTCGAGGCACCGGCGGTCCGCACGGGCCACGACTCGGTGCCGCTGCCCCGGCTGCTGGCCGCGGAGCTGCGCTGGATCTTCCGGCGGCCGCGCACGCTCGCCGTGCTGGGCCTGCTGGCGCTGATCCCGGTGGTGATCGGCATCGGCCTGACGCTGGTGAGCGAAGACGCGCAGTCCGGCGGCGGCCCGGACGACGGCGGCGGCGCGCTGCTGGCGTCCGCCGTCAACAACGCTTTCGTACTGCCGATCGCGGCGATCGTGATGACGCTGACCCTGCTTCTGCCGCTGGCTTCGGCCATGGCGGGCGCGGACGCGATCGCGGGCGAGACGTCCCACGGAACCCTGCGCGGCTGGCTGATCGCCCCGGTCGGCCGCGGCCGGCTGCTGGCGGTCAAGGCGTTCGGCGTCGCGACGGTGTCGGTGGTTTCGGTGCTGGCGATGTGTTTCACGGGCGTGGTGACGGGCCTGATCATCAACGGCACGGACTCGCTGTTCACGCTGTCGGGAACCACGCTGTCGGTGGGCGGCGCACTGGCCCGGATCCTGCTGGTCGCGGGCTGGGTCGTGCTGCAGCTGTGGGCGGTCGGCGCGGTGGCGCTGGCGATCTCCAGCTGGACGGAACACCCGATGCTGGTGGTGGCGTCCGTGCTGGCGGCGGACATCGTGTTCACGATCCTGGGGTTCTTGACGTCGCTGGACTGGCTGCACCCGTTCCTGCTGACGCAGAACTGGTCGCTGGCCCCGGCGGAGGTGCTACAGGACCCGATGGGCACGCAGATGCTGGGCGAAGGCGCGTTGCGCGCGGGGTGCTACATCGTGATCGGGCTGTCGCTGGCCTACGCACGGTTGTCCACCCGCGACGGCTGA